The following is a genomic window from Candidatus Alcyoniella australis.
GTCGAATCCGTGCCCGACCCTCATCGCGCGGCCCCGCGCCGTTGGGCGAGCACCAGCCGGGCGTGTTGCAAATCGTGGAGCGTGGTGATTTTAAAATTCTCCGGTGAACCGGGCACCAGCACCACCCGGCCGTTGATGCGTTCGACCAGCGCCGCGTCGTCCGTGGCGCTGAACCCATCGTCGTGCGCCGCGCGGTAGGCGTCGAGCAGCAGGTTGCGCTCGAACGCCTGGGGTGTTTGGGCGGCCCACAGCCGGCGGCGGTCCGGGGTTTGGAGTACGACCCCCTCGTCCGTGGCCTGCTTAATCGTGTCGCACACCGGTACGGCCAGCACCGCCGCGCCGAAACGCGCTGCCACGCGGATTGTCTTGGCGAATTGCGAGGGCAAGACCAACGGCCGCGCCGCGTCGTGGATCGCCACCACATCGCACTGCCCGTCCAGGGCGTCAAGCCCGGCGAGCACCGAATCCGCGCGCTCAGCCCCGCCGGCAACGATATACGCCACCTTGGACAGCGCCGGATCGCGCCGCACCATGCGCCGCACGTCTGCCAGTCGATTGCGCGGCACTACCGCCACCACGCCCTGGATCAGCTCCACGCCGCAGACCACGGCCAGGGTGTGGCTCAACACGCTGCGCCGTCCCAGGCGTAAAAATTGCTTGGGACGCTGGGCGCCCATCCGGCTGCCGCTGCCCGCCCCGACTACGATGCACCATGCGCTGAGGTTCGAAATCGTCCGCTCCATTAATCTTGATCGTGGAATCAATCCTGTACCGCATGACCGCGGCAGGTCAAGCTCGATCCGCCTCTGGCGCGAGTTCGCGCAGGGCAACGGCGTAGGTCTCGAAATCGGAACGGCTGAACAGCACAAACCGCACTTCGAGCTCGACTGCCGACCCGGCGAGAAACTCGGTCACGGTCCCCAAAGCAATGCGCGCCGCCTGCTCCAGCGGATAGCGGTATGCACCGGTGCTGATCGAGGGAAAGGCAACCCAGCGCAGGTCGTGCTCAACCGCCAGCTCGAGGCTGCTTAGATAGCACGAGCGCAGCAGCTCGGACTCGCCCGCGTTGCCGCCGTGCCAGATCGGCCCCACAGTGTGAATCACGTACTGCGCGTCCAGCCCGAATCCGGACGTGATCTTGGCCCGGCCGGTCGCGCAGCCGCCCAACGGGCGACAGGCCTCGATCAGCTCGGGTCCGGCCGCGCGATGGATCGCTCCGTCGACCCCGCCGCCGCCGAGCAGGCTGCGATTGGCCGCGTTGACGATCGCATCGACCCGCTGCCCGGTGATGTCCCCCACCACCAGCTCGATTGTCGACGCACCCACGCTTTGCTTCATCGCGTCCCCCGCTGGTCAGAGCT
Proteins encoded in this region:
- the ispD gene encoding 2-C-methyl-D-erythritol 4-phosphate cytidylyltransferase, whose protein sequence is MERTISNLSAWCIVVGAGSGSRMGAQRPKQFLRLGRRSVLSHTLAVVCGVELIQGVVAVVPRNRLADVRRMVRRDPALSKVAYIVAGGAERADSVLAGLDALDGQCDVVAIHDAARPLVLPSQFAKTIRVAARFGAAVLAVPVCDTIKQATDEGVVLQTPDRRRLWAAQTPQAFERNLLLDAYRAAHDDGFSATDDAALVERINGRVVLVPGSPENFKITTLHDLQHARLVLAQRRGAAR
- a CDS encoding O-acetyl-ADP-ribose deacetylase; translation: MKQSVGASTIELVVGDITGQRVDAIVNAANRSLLGGGGVDGAIHRAAGPELIEACRPLGGCATGRAKITSGFGLDAQYVIHTVGPIWHGGNAGESELLRSCYLSSLELAVEHDLRWVAFPSISTGAYRYPLEQAARIALGTVTEFLAGSAVELEVRFVLFSRSDFETYAVALRELAPEADRA